From a region of the Pseudoxanthomonas sp. X-1 genome:
- a CDS encoding SPOR domain-containing protein: protein MLIRALILLLVVLNLGVAAWWLMAPPPPASAPAAQVDGLPLLETPTPQQLAQARRAAASRPAAEAPPAPQLVEARPTTSVAAAPTPQAKPVAPPKPSTEPAPVADAAKPAPPICASLGPFDSEAEARAAQGRLKPSPASARLRSQNQPARAYSVMAPFADRAAAEDMARRISAAGFDDLMVISNGPTSGVALGRYSTREAAQRRQRDLEAAGFDARMEAVGPEGPVQWWIDVRASVPAAALQGQAGAARAVAQDCARASG, encoded by the coding sequence ATGCTGATCCGTGCCCTGATCCTGTTGCTGGTCGTCCTCAACCTCGGCGTCGCCGCCTGGTGGCTGATGGCCCCACCGCCACCGGCCTCGGCGCCTGCGGCACAGGTCGATGGCCTGCCTCTGCTGGAGACGCCCACGCCGCAGCAGCTGGCCCAGGCGCGTCGCGCCGCCGCCAGCCGCCCGGCGGCCGAGGCGCCCCCGGCGCCGCAGCTGGTCGAAGCCAGGCCGACCACGTCGGTCGCGGCCGCCCCGACGCCGCAGGCCAAGCCCGTCGCGCCGCCCAAGCCTTCGACCGAGCCTGCGCCGGTTGCGGACGCCGCCAAGCCGGCACCGCCCATCTGCGCGTCGCTGGGGCCGTTCGACAGCGAGGCCGAGGCGCGCGCCGCGCAGGGCAGGCTGAAGCCATCGCCCGCGTCGGCCCGGCTGCGCAGCCAGAACCAGCCGGCCCGTGCCTATTCGGTGATGGCGCCGTTCGCCGATCGCGCCGCGGCCGAGGACATGGCGCGGCGGATCTCGGCCGCGGGCTTCGACGATCTGATGGTCATCTCCAACGGGCCGACCTCCGGGGTGGCGCTGGGCCGGTACAGCACGCGCGAGGCGGCCCAGCGTCGCCAGCGCGATCTGGAGGCGGCCGGCTTCGACGCGCGCATGGAAGCGGTCGGCCCGGAGGGCCCGGTGCAGTGGTGGATCGATGTGCGCGCCAGCGTGCCGGCGGCCGCCCTGCAGGGCCAGGCCGGCGCCGCCCGCGCCGTGGCGCAGGACTGCGCGCGCGCCAGCGGCTAG
- a CDS encoding site-specific integrase: MASIRPLGNRYRAFVKVDGRRATKVFDTKRAALAWAQEQEAQLAGTELPDKTLEEAFKRYSDEVTPGKRGGHWDRVRIARFIREDRIAKRRILSLSQNDMAEWRDARLKLVKPATVAREMNLISAVLEVARLEWRWLKESPMRDVKQPPKPKGRARRISPEEVEALAQAFDVWDTLKTDTQRHRVGLAFLFALETAMRSGEICELRWTDVHLDERYVTVRTSKNGDSRDVPLTARAVQILRALPLGFGPVFGLSASKRDGLFRKVRDGVPTIANLHFHDARAEAVWRLSKKLDILELARVIGHRNLSSLLIYYRATAAELAKKLA, from the coding sequence ATGGCCTCCATCCGACCACTGGGCAATCGATACCGCGCTTTCGTGAAGGTGGACGGCCGCCGCGCGACGAAGGTGTTCGATACCAAGCGCGCCGCGCTCGCCTGGGCGCAGGAGCAGGAGGCCCAGCTCGCCGGCACAGAGCTGCCGGACAAGACCCTTGAGGAGGCGTTCAAGCGCTACTCGGACGAGGTGACGCCAGGCAAGCGTGGCGGCCACTGGGACCGCGTGCGCATCGCGCGGTTCATCCGAGAGGACCGCATCGCCAAGCGCCGCATCCTGAGCCTGTCACAGAACGACATGGCCGAGTGGCGCGACGCACGGCTCAAGCTGGTGAAGCCGGCGACCGTGGCCAGGGAAATGAACCTGATCTCCGCGGTGCTGGAGGTGGCCCGGCTGGAATGGCGGTGGCTGAAAGAGAGCCCGATGCGGGACGTGAAGCAGCCGCCGAAGCCAAAGGGGCGCGCGCGCCGGATCTCGCCGGAGGAGGTCGAAGCCCTGGCCCAGGCGTTCGACGTGTGGGACACGTTGAAGACGGACACTCAGCGCCATCGGGTCGGCTTGGCGTTCCTGTTCGCGCTGGAGACCGCGATGCGGTCTGGCGAAATCTGTGAGTTGCGCTGGACCGATGTCCACCTGGACGAGCGCTATGTGACCGTGCGCACCAGCAAGAACGGCGACAGCCGCGACGTGCCGCTGACGGCCCGCGCGGTGCAGATCCTGCGCGCCCTGCCGCTGGGCTTCGGTCCCGTGTTCGGCCTGTCGGCCTCGAAACGTGATGGCCTGTTCCGGAAGGTCCGCGACGGCGTTCCGACCATCGCGAACCTGCACTTCCACGACGCCCGCGCGGAGGCGGTCTGGCGTCTGTCGAAGAAGCTGGACATCCTGGAGCTGGCCCGTGTGATCGGGCACCGAAACCTGTCCAGCCTCCTCATCTACTACCGCGCGACCGCGGCTGAACTGGCTAAGAAGCTCGCTTGA
- a CDS encoding carbon storage regulator: MKNDAPPGFRPAELFVRAGTTIFLGDDIQIQIRAAHRGRAKLHVYAPKETTIDRAVNFVPEHMPQSENSDGPSVGAPEPSAK; the protein is encoded by the coding sequence GTGAAAAACGACGCACCACCCGGTTTCAGACCCGCCGAGCTCTTCGTACGCGCGGGAACCACGATCTTCCTCGGCGACGACATCCAGATCCAGATCCGTGCGGCCCATCGAGGCAGGGCAAAGCTGCACGTCTATGCGCCGAAGGAAACGACCATCGATCGAGCGGTGAACTTCGTGCCGGAGCACATGCCGCAGTCCGAAAACAGTGACGGCCCGAGCGTTGGCGCGCCCGAGCCGTCTGCCAAGTAG
- a CDS encoding Rha family transcriptional regulator produces MIDHTTLIESRRSPGPAPSTDLVTLSGDTAVTTTLVMAENTDNEHASVIKLVRTYLTDLEEFGLVRFEIRPRSDGQHGGGDTEYAELNEQQSTLLLTYMRNSDTVRFFKKRLVRAFFDMRQRLIKPQSLSPAEMLLQMAQLNLEHERRLAATEQQQAVQANELHRIDAKLEQVAESNVWTSRPSNAEGITHIVKRLGAKYGLSAGIIHEVMRQAPFTIKPAGMVRNEHESAKGATYAVYWVADVNKVFARFVSECKRVSATQCSHPYVKGRFKLNRELEGQMPFAS; encoded by the coding sequence GTGATTGACCACACCACTCTGATCGAATCCAGAAGAAGCCCCGGCCCAGCCCCTTCGACCGATCTGGTCACCCTGAGCGGAGATACAGCCGTCACCACCACTCTGGTGATGGCCGAGAACACCGATAACGAGCACGCCAGCGTTATCAAGCTGGTGAGGACCTACCTGACCGATCTGGAAGAATTCGGGTTGGTCAGATTTGAAATCCGACCAAGATCGGATGGCCAGCACGGCGGCGGTGACACCGAATACGCCGAACTGAACGAGCAGCAGTCCACCCTGCTCCTGACGTATATGCGCAACTCGGACACCGTGCGCTTCTTCAAGAAGCGGCTCGTCCGGGCCTTCTTCGACATGCGCCAGCGTCTGATCAAGCCCCAGAGCCTTTCGCCCGCCGAAATGCTGCTGCAGATGGCCCAGCTCAACCTTGAACACGAGCGTCGCCTGGCCGCGACCGAGCAGCAGCAGGCCGTGCAAGCCAACGAGCTCCACCGCATCGACGCAAAGCTGGAGCAGGTGGCCGAGTCGAACGTCTGGACCAGCAGACCCTCGAACGCGGAGGGCATCACCCACATTGTGAAGCGCCTGGGCGCGAAGTACGGCCTGTCTGCCGGGATCATCCATGAGGTGATGCGACAGGCGCCTTTCACCATCAAGCCCGCCGGCATGGTGCGCAACGAGCACGAGAGCGCCAAGGGTGCCACCTACGCGGTGTATTGGGTGGCCGATGTGAACAAGGTTTTTGCCCGGTTCGTGTCCGAGTGCAAGCGCGTCAGCGCCACTCAGTGCAGCCATCCCTACGTCAAGGGCCGCTTCAAGCTCAACCGTGAGCTCGAAGGTCAGATGCCTTTCGCCTCCTGA
- a CDS encoding Arc family DNA-binding protein yields MKDEEVRSQFRIPAVLYAWLREKARQEHRSINGQLTSELTERMKQAQHKEPTP; encoded by the coding sequence ATGAAAGACGAAGAAGTCCGCAGCCAGTTCCGGATCCCGGCTGTGCTGTACGCCTGGCTCAGGGAGAAAGCGCGCCAAGAGCACCGCTCCATCAATGGCCAGCTGACCAGCGAGCTGACCGAACGCATGAAGCAGGCCCAACACAAGGAACCCACCCCGTGA
- a CDS encoding Arc family DNA-binding protein — MSDDGYTRITLRIPDGLHAKLTAEAARTSKSMNAEIVARLNESLDMPKPTESALEMRMRLGSYREMLSSAASMSGHQLAALREIQADGHTEGMTDTWPIKEGEDVDTKLEELSHAQHFFHQQFDRVSRLLLDIALAEIKGKPIPADGIRELLKQHGIPSTAIDYAR, encoded by the coding sequence ATGAGCGACGACGGCTACACACGAATCACCCTGCGCATCCCTGACGGTCTGCACGCAAAGCTCACCGCAGAGGCGGCGCGCACCTCCAAGTCGATGAATGCGGAAATCGTGGCCAGGCTGAATGAGTCCTTGGACATGCCAAAGCCCACGGAGAGCGCGCTGGAAATGCGGATGCGGCTTGGCTCCTATCGCGAGATGCTTTCGTCCGCTGCTTCGATGTCTGGCCACCAGCTTGCTGCCCTGCGAGAGATCCAGGCGGACGGGCACACCGAAGGGATGACCGATACCTGGCCTATCAAAGAAGGCGAGGACGTAGACACAAAGCTGGAAGAACTGAGCCATGCACAGCACTTCTTCCACCAGCAGTTCGACCGCGTGAGTCGGCTCCTGCTCGACATCGCACTCGCCGAGATCAAAGGCAAGCCCATTCCCGCTGACGGTATCCGTGAGCTCCTTAAGCAGCACGGCATCCCCTCGACTGCGATCGATTACGCGCGGTAG
- a CDS encoding S24 family peptidase yields MTTMAKRFQQALDQRGMTPPDVIRLTKLSKGAVYNILNGVTQPEKIWGATAKKIASALRVSSDWLLTGRGSMDDVSAQLDDDTAQVPGYAHSLALGDGATPSEYAETHRLLFRKSSLRRKGLLGRQLEVYYGRGDSMEPRIHDGDAILVDRSDTSPRDGEIFVLESDEGAVAKRLTEIDGRWFFESDNKSDPKWRKPTPLDGANQWRIVGRVRWIGSWEG; encoded by the coding sequence ATGACCACGATGGCCAAACGATTCCAGCAGGCGCTCGATCAGCGCGGCATGACCCCGCCGGATGTAATCCGACTGACCAAACTGTCCAAGGGCGCCGTCTACAACATCCTCAACGGCGTCACCCAGCCAGAGAAGATTTGGGGCGCGACGGCCAAGAAGATCGCATCGGCCCTGCGCGTGAGCTCGGACTGGCTTCTGACCGGCCGCGGCAGCATGGATGACGTGTCAGCCCAGCTCGATGATGACACCGCGCAAGTCCCCGGCTACGCCCACAGCCTGGCCCTCGGCGACGGCGCCACCCCGAGCGAGTACGCCGAGACCCACCGGCTCCTGTTCCGCAAGTCGAGTCTGCGCCGCAAGGGCCTTCTCGGCAGGCAGTTGGAGGTCTACTACGGCCGCGGCGACTCCATGGAGCCGCGGATTCACGACGGCGATGCCATCTTGGTTGACCGCAGTGATACCTCTCCACGCGACGGCGAGATCTTCGTTTTGGAATCTGACGAAGGGGCGGTGGCCAAGCGCCTCACCGAGATCGACGGCCGCTGGTTTTTCGAGAGCGACAACAAATCCGACCCCAAGTGGCGCAAGCCAACCCCGCTAGACGGCGCCAATCAGTGGCGAATCGTTGGGCGCGTGCGATGGATCGGGAGCTGGGAAGGCTGA
- a CDS encoding bacteriophage CI repressor, producing MNITKREVRAALGFTKDKQLAEFFGVGKAAISAWKEDKPIVRARQIELVARAPDRFKFDADGRVVAYGAQLEPMETGKTVALSPVKD from the coding sequence ATGAACATCACCAAGCGCGAAGTTCGGGCCGCCCTGGGTTTCACCAAGGACAAGCAACTCGCTGAGTTCTTCGGCGTCGGCAAGGCCGCGATCAGCGCCTGGAAGGAAGACAAGCCTATTGTCCGGGCCAGACAGATCGAGCTGGTCGCTCGAGCACCCGACCGATTCAAGTTCGACGCCGATGGGCGCGTCGTCGCCTATGGCGCCCAGCTGGAGCCGATGGAGACGGGCAAGACCGTGGCGCTGAGCCCGGTCAAGGATTGA
- a CDS encoding DUF1376 domain-containing protein, translating to MEPLVPAGVDLRGLLFMPLDVQRLRDSDLALTLSGDEFRAAVLLWCAAWTQVPAASLPDDDRLLAALAGYGRDVRGWQEVRAGAMRGFVLCDDGRWYHPVVAEKAIEAWAERQEFRAEKENADDRKRRERAWRKAAFAELSSVGVSPEWNIKTTALRDLVEKHGLEVVTPPVTQGKPVTASVTGQVTGQVTESSHDKSRLRQGQGQGQGQGQGQGQGQGYLEDQTLLPDKSGDGAGQPREQPAPKAPKARARAKVEESPAFVRFYTAFPKHVARQDAATAWIKGDCEAIAETIIAAVVERAAKDPQWLRDGGRYVPHPATYLNQRRWDDEWQGKGSGRDGADDELPEWIRGAV from the coding sequence ATGGAACCTCTCGTACCGGCTGGCGTGGACCTTCGCGGACTGCTGTTCATGCCGTTGGACGTGCAGCGCCTGCGCGACAGTGATCTGGCCCTCACCTTATCCGGGGATGAGTTCCGAGCCGCGGTGCTGCTCTGGTGCGCCGCTTGGACTCAGGTTCCGGCCGCCAGCCTGCCTGACGATGACCGCTTGCTTGCGGCCCTGGCCGGCTACGGCCGCGACGTGCGCGGATGGCAGGAAGTGAGGGCCGGGGCCATGCGCGGTTTCGTGCTCTGCGACGATGGCCGGTGGTATCACCCCGTGGTCGCCGAGAAGGCGATCGAGGCGTGGGCAGAGCGTCAGGAGTTTAGGGCCGAGAAGGAAAACGCTGATGATCGAAAGCGCCGGGAGCGCGCTTGGCGCAAAGCTGCGTTCGCCGAATTGTCGAGCGTGGGCGTCTCTCCGGAGTGGAATATCAAGACCACTGCGCTGCGTGATCTTGTTGAAAAACATGGACTTGAGGTGGTCACGCCACCTGTCACGCAGGGCAAGCCTGTCACGGCATCTGTCACAGGACAGGTCACGGGACAGGTCACGGAAAGTTCCCATGACAAGTCACGGCTTAGACAGGGACAGGGACAGGGACAGGGACAGGGACAGGGACAGGGACAGGGACAGGGATATTTAGAAGATCAAACACTCTTGCCCGACAAGTCGGGCGACGGTGCGGGTCAGCCTCGCGAGCAGCCAGCCCCCAAGGCCCCCAAGGCGAGGGCGAGGGCCAAGGTCGAGGAGAGTCCGGCGTTCGTCCGGTTCTACACCGCGTTCCCGAAGCATGTTGCCCGTCAGGACGCCGCAACCGCGTGGATCAAGGGCGACTGTGAGGCGATTGCCGAGACGATCATCGCGGCCGTGGTCGAGCGCGCAGCGAAAGACCCTCAGTGGCTGAGAGACGGGGGGCGCTACGTCCCGCATCCGGCGACGTACCTCAACCAGCGCCGATGGGATGACGAGTGGCAGGGCAAGGGCTCCGGGCGCGACGGCGCTGACGACGAATTGCCCGAGTGGATCAGGGGGGCCGTCTGA
- a CDS encoding bifunctional DNA primase/helicase, whose product MRATLLADQLAQQIDSVVRLLLPHGKRVGREWKAGSVDGDAGESLGVVMVGDKAGVWSDFATGERGDLIGLWMAVRHCSLREACEQAMELLGIRDHKQLQEAPKRYKRPARDGMRSLPDPLRAWLTDERRIKPATLEAYRVASKDGWIVFPYLRDGELVAVKYRRPPKDFRQEADCEPCLFGWQAIDPTAREVTIAEGELDALAWHTYGFPALSVPMGAGKGGKHSWIEGEFDRLAVYDRINLSMDDDGPGREAVADLVERLGRERVHVVRLPCKDANACLMAGVSVEVMAQALRSARTMDPVELRDIGEFEDEIWAEYNRQDHGLVLPWKKTHQQIRLRPGETSIWGGINGHGKSALTSFVTASMAVDDVPCCVASMEFRRGLWMQRMNRQVVAMARPTEAYARHATRMMAGNVKAFDVHGAAKAKRILEVFRYARRRYGIQLFLLDNLTKCGFDDDDYSGQKRFVEDLSDFARDEQTHVAIVAHMRKGDDESKPVGKMGVKGSGGITDMVDTVFEVWRNKPLEKAKADAESRGEPLAEKWDKQADVYLYCYKQRFNGEEGRFGLWYDKDSIHYLSAPDHKPRTLLPRDKQCSFPVAASVGGAPDDEDWRTAFDDSAESGQVAA is encoded by the coding sequence ATGCGCGCAACCCTACTGGCGGACCAGCTGGCCCAGCAGATTGACAGCGTTGTGCGGCTCCTGCTGCCGCACGGCAAGCGGGTCGGCCGCGAGTGGAAGGCCGGCTCCGTGGACGGCGATGCCGGCGAAAGCCTGGGCGTGGTGATGGTCGGCGACAAAGCCGGCGTGTGGTCCGACTTCGCCACCGGGGAGCGCGGTGACCTGATTGGCTTGTGGATGGCAGTGCGCCATTGCTCGCTGCGGGAAGCCTGCGAGCAGGCGATGGAGCTGCTGGGCATCCGTGACCACAAGCAGCTGCAGGAGGCCCCGAAGCGCTACAAGCGGCCGGCCAGGGACGGCATGCGATCGCTTCCCGACCCGCTGCGCGCCTGGCTGACGGACGAGCGCCGGATCAAGCCCGCGACCCTGGAAGCCTACCGGGTCGCGAGCAAGGACGGATGGATCGTGTTCCCCTACCTGCGGGACGGGGAGCTGGTGGCCGTGAAGTACCGGCGCCCGCCGAAGGATTTCCGGCAGGAGGCCGATTGCGAGCCATGCCTGTTCGGCTGGCAGGCGATCGACCCGACCGCCCGTGAGGTGACCATCGCCGAGGGCGAGCTGGACGCGCTGGCCTGGCACACCTACGGATTCCCCGCGCTGTCGGTTCCCATGGGCGCCGGCAAGGGCGGGAAACACAGCTGGATTGAGGGCGAGTTCGACCGGCTGGCGGTCTATGACCGCATCAATCTCAGCATGGATGACGACGGCCCCGGCCGGGAGGCTGTGGCCGATCTCGTCGAGCGCCTTGGGCGTGAGCGCGTCCACGTGGTGCGGCTGCCGTGCAAGGACGCCAATGCGTGCCTGATGGCTGGCGTCTCCGTCGAGGTCATGGCCCAGGCCCTGCGCAGCGCACGCACCATGGATCCAGTCGAGCTGCGTGACATCGGCGAGTTCGAGGACGAAATCTGGGCTGAGTACAACCGGCAGGACCACGGGCTGGTGCTGCCGTGGAAGAAGACCCACCAGCAGATCCGGCTGCGCCCCGGCGAAACGTCGATCTGGGGCGGCATCAACGGCCACGGCAAGTCGGCCCTCACGTCGTTTGTCACGGCCTCAATGGCGGTGGACGACGTGCCCTGCTGCGTAGCGAGCATGGAGTTTCGCCGCGGCCTGTGGATGCAGCGCATGAACCGCCAAGTCGTGGCCATGGCCCGGCCGACCGAAGCCTACGCCCGTCATGCGACCCGGATGATGGCCGGCAACGTGAAGGCGTTCGATGTCCACGGCGCCGCCAAGGCCAAGCGCATCCTGGAGGTGTTCCGGTACGCGCGCCGTCGCTACGGGATCCAGTTGTTTCTCCTGGACAACCTGACCAAATGCGGCTTCGACGACGACGACTACTCGGGGCAGAAGCGGTTCGTTGAGGACTTGAGCGACTTCGCGCGCGACGAGCAGACCCACGTGGCCATCGTGGCTCACATGCGCAAGGGCGATGACGAGTCCAAGCCCGTGGGCAAGATGGGCGTAAAGGGCTCGGGCGGCATCACGGACATGGTGGACACCGTGTTCGAGGTGTGGCGCAACAAGCCGTTGGAGAAGGCAAAGGCTGATGCCGAGTCCAGGGGCGAGCCGCTGGCGGAGAAGTGGGACAAGCAGGCCGACGTCTACCTGTACTGCTACAAGCAGCGTTTCAACGGCGAGGAGGGCCGCTTCGGGCTCTGGTACGACAAGGACTCGATCCACTACCTGTCCGCGCCCGATCACAAGCCGCGCACCCTGCTGCCGCGCGACAAGCAGTGCTCATTCCCTGTCGCGGCCTCCGTCGGTGGCGCGCCGGACGATGAAGACTGGCGGACCGCGTTCGACGACTCGGCCGAGTCGGGGCAGGTGGCTGCATGA